In Streptantibioticus cattleyicolor NRRL 8057 = DSM 46488, a genomic segment contains:
- a CDS encoding aminotransferase class V-fold PLP-dependent enzyme — MAVADWERARRRMLLDGTVVNLNTGSGGPLPRPTYERVTELRARLARAPMEFLLREVPALLWTARETLARFVGGDPHRLLLTTNVTAAVNLVAASLRPAAPGEILLTDQEYTPMRWCWERMARRRGLRLRTFRLPAMPAGPEEIVEAAVAAMNPRTRLLSFSHVISATGLVLPARELCAQARRRGIVTVIDGAHAPAFLDLDLDATGCDFYAGSGHKWLLAPTGTGFLHLAPGRLEHLEPAQVSWAYQPPPDSGPPDRRDRFGSTPRLRRLECEGTRDICPWLAVPESVAFHDELGHHAIDARRRQLTDHARRRLTDRHGLPAATPSDPALSGGMVAFRLPHGTDAEKLRRALRDRFRIETAVGDRPGGPLLRVSANFYNTEAEIDLLADALTELAELPGP; from the coding sequence ATGGCCGTGGCCGACTGGGAACGCGCCCGCCGCCGCATGCTGCTCGACGGGACCGTCGTCAACCTCAACACCGGTTCCGGCGGACCGCTGCCCCGCCCCACCTACGAACGCGTCACCGAGCTGCGCGCCCGGCTCGCCCGGGCGCCGATGGAGTTCCTGCTGCGCGAAGTCCCCGCGCTGCTGTGGACCGCCCGCGAAACCCTGGCCCGCTTCGTCGGCGGCGACCCGCACCGCCTGCTGCTGACCACCAACGTCACGGCGGCCGTCAACCTGGTGGCCGCCTCGCTGCGCCCGGCCGCCCCCGGCGAGATCCTGCTGACAGATCAGGAGTACACCCCGATGCGCTGGTGCTGGGAGCGTATGGCCCGGCGCCGCGGCCTGCGGCTGCGCACCTTCCGGCTGCCCGCGATGCCGGCCGGCCCCGAGGAGATCGTCGAGGCCGCCGTCGCCGCCATGAACCCCCGCACCCGGCTGCTCTCCTTCAGCCACGTGATCTCCGCCACCGGACTCGTCCTGCCCGCCCGGGAACTGTGCGCACAGGCCCGCCGGCGCGGCATCGTCACCGTGATCGACGGCGCCCACGCCCCCGCCTTCCTCGACCTCGACCTCGACGCGACCGGCTGCGACTTCTACGCCGGAAGCGGCCACAAATGGCTGCTGGCGCCCACCGGCACCGGCTTCCTGCACCTCGCCCCCGGCCGCCTGGAACACCTCGAACCGGCCCAGGTCAGCTGGGCCTACCAGCCACCACCCGACAGCGGACCACCCGACCGGCGCGACCGCTTCGGCAGCACCCCGCGACTGCGCCGGCTCGAATGCGAGGGCACCCGCGACATCTGCCCCTGGCTCGCCGTCCCGGAATCCGTCGCCTTCCACGACGAGTTGGGGCACCACGCCATCGACGCCCGCCGTCGGCAACTCACCGACCACGCCCGCCGCCGGCTCACCGACCGGCACGGCCTGCCTGCCGCCACCCCGAGCGATCCCGCCCTGTCCGGCGGCATGGTCGCCTTCCGGCTGCCGCACGGAACCGACGCGGAGAAACTGCGCCGCGCCCTGCGCGACCGGTTCCGCATCGAGACCGCCGTCGGCGACCGGCCGGGCGGCCCCCTGCTGCGCGTCTCGGCGAACTTCTACAACACCGAAGCGGAGATCGACCTGCTGGCGGACGCGCTGACCGAACTGGCGGAGCTGCCGGGGCCCTGA
- a CDS encoding SAM-dependent methyltransferase, giving the protein MRQNGFRAEEIDTGRPHPARIYDYLLGGKDNYEVDRAAGDRLAAAAPEVRIGVQANRDFMRRAVRYVVGGGVRQILDIGTGLPTSPNVHEIARQVAPDVRVAYVDNDPIVNVHANALLTGAGATGVVLGDLRDPQAVVDNPEVRRVIDFDQPVALLLVAVLHFLTDAEKPEQIVATLRDALPAGSFLVLSHATGDFADRSGAQAVYTNATATLNLRSHGAVERFFDGFELVDPGLAQVPFWRPDAPPATKPGEIGFYGGVARKAR; this is encoded by the coding sequence TTGAGACAGAACGGCTTCCGCGCCGAGGAGATCGACACCGGCCGGCCGCACCCCGCGCGGATCTACGACTACTTGCTGGGCGGCAAGGACAACTACGAGGTGGACCGCGCGGCCGGCGACCGGCTCGCCGCCGCGGCCCCCGAGGTGCGGATCGGCGTGCAGGCCAACCGTGACTTCATGCGGCGGGCCGTCCGGTACGTCGTCGGCGGCGGCGTCCGCCAGATCCTCGACATCGGCACCGGACTGCCCACCTCGCCCAACGTCCACGAGATCGCCCGGCAGGTCGCGCCGGACGTCCGCGTCGCCTACGTCGACAACGACCCGATCGTGAACGTGCACGCCAACGCGCTGCTCACCGGCGCCGGGGCGACCGGCGTCGTCCTCGGCGACCTGCGCGACCCGCAGGCCGTCGTCGACAACCCCGAGGTGCGCCGGGTCATCGACTTCGACCAGCCGGTCGCCCTCCTCCTCGTCGCCGTCCTGCACTTCCTCACCGACGCCGAGAAGCCCGAGCAGATCGTCGCCACCCTGCGCGACGCGCTGCCGGCCGGGAGCTTCCTGGTGCTGTCGCACGCCACCGGTGACTTCGCCGACCGCAGCGGGGCCCAGGCCGTCTACACCAACGCCACCGCCACCTTGAACCTGCGGTCGCACGGCGCGGTGGAGCGGTTCTTCGACGGCTTCGAGCTGGTGGATCCCGGTCTCGCCCAGGTCCCGTTCTGGCGCCCGGACGCCCCGCCGGCCACGAAGCCCGGGGAGATCGGCTTCTACGGCGGCGTGGCCCGCAAAGCCCGCTGA
- a CDS encoding D-alanyl-D-alanine carboxypeptidase family protein, which yields MPVRARIRALAPRVWGAVVAFVALVLLIVQMVRPLPEPVVGLDRAVSSFTVPGGGFAVPWPAEGQGAVAVVGSGVVGTFGTQRPVPTASIAKIMTAYVILRDHPLGRDEQGPRIPVDAQAVADGKAEDESRVEGLREGETFSEQDMLRMLMIPSGNNIARLLARWDTHSSDVTVFAARMNQAAKDLGMRNTTYTDPSGLDRGTVSTAVDQLVLAEQVMRYDAFRVVVAQPDADIPGLGRIYNNNSPLLMAGLSVRGIKTGSNTPAGGTLSWAAYKTVDGADRLILGAMLGQHVTGPDPNGANSLALVLNNSKKVIAAVRDALTSAVAVRKGQVVGHVDDGLGHRAPVVATADLTVVGVPGQKLTVTPRGVRGHVPRTAKAGTVLGELTTGTGATARRVPIALAADLVGPSFWTRLTRFG from the coding sequence GTGCCGGTCAGGGCGCGGATCCGGGCCCTCGCGCCCCGGGTGTGGGGCGCGGTGGTGGCGTTCGTCGCGTTGGTGTTGCTGATCGTGCAGATGGTCCGGCCGCTTCCGGAGCCGGTTGTGGGCCTGGACCGGGCGGTGTCGTCGTTCACGGTGCCGGGCGGCGGGTTCGCCGTGCCGTGGCCGGCGGAGGGGCAGGGCGCCGTCGCGGTCGTGGGCTCGGGGGTGGTCGGGACGTTCGGGACGCAGCGGCCCGTTCCGACGGCGAGCATCGCCAAGATCATGACGGCGTACGTGATCCTCCGCGACCACCCGTTGGGCAGGGACGAGCAGGGGCCGCGGATCCCGGTCGACGCCCAGGCCGTGGCGGACGGGAAGGCCGAGGACGAGTCACGCGTCGAGGGCCTGCGGGAGGGCGAGACCTTCAGCGAGCAGGACATGCTGCGGATGCTGATGATCCCGTCGGGCAACAACATCGCCCGGCTGCTGGCCCGTTGGGACACCCATTCCTCGGACGTGACGGTGTTCGCCGCTCGGATGAACCAGGCGGCGAAGGACCTCGGCATGCGGAACACCACGTACACCGACCCCAGCGGCCTGGACCGGGGGACCGTCAGTACCGCCGTCGACCAGCTCGTCCTGGCCGAGCAGGTGATGAGGTACGACGCCTTCCGTGTCGTCGTCGCCCAGCCCGACGCCGACATCCCCGGCCTCGGACGCATCTACAACAACAACAGCCCGCTGCTGATGGCCGGGCTGAGCGTACGCGGCATCAAGACCGGCTCCAACACACCGGCCGGCGGGACGCTGTCGTGGGCCGCGTACAAGACCGTGGACGGCGCGGACCGGCTGATCCTCGGCGCGATGCTGGGCCAGCACGTCACCGGACCGGACCCCAACGGTGCCAACAGCCTGGCGTTGGTGCTGAACAACAGCAAGAAGGTCATCGCCGCGGTGCGGGACGCCCTCACCTCGGCCGTCGCGGTGCGCAAGGGGCAGGTCGTCGGCCATGTCGACGACGGCCTCGGTCACCGCGCACCGGTCGTGGCCACCGCTGACCTCACCGTGGTCGGCGTCCCCGGCCAAAAGCTGACCGTCACCCCTCGCGGGGTCCGCGGCCACGTGCCCCGCACCGCGAAGGCGGGCACCGTGCTCGGCGAACTGACCACGGGCACCGGAGCCACCGCGCGGCGGGTACCGATCGCCCTCGCGGCCGACCTCGTCGGGCCGTCCTTCTGGACGAGGCTGACCCGGTTCGGATGA
- a CDS encoding M20/M25/M40 family metallo-hydrolase has translation MDISGKPTAVGRLQALRARTDAMVADLAALVGVETPSEDLDACAAGAEAVAALAYEVFGEAGEVVEVEGRRHLRWRWPQAPGRPRIALVGHYDTVWPLGTLARWPFTVDEATGRASGPGCFDMKAGIVQLFHAVAALDDRGGLEILLTCDEEVGSRTSRALVEEAARGARAALVLEASADGAVKVGRKGTGMYRLDVDGRAAHAGLEPERGANALTALARVLTALEAVAAPERGTTVTATLAGAGTASNVVPAHAWAELDVRVAEPREATRVDRELRALTTGVEGTRLRISGGPRRPPMPAGAGAALHARLAVLAAELGLGPIAGVSVGGGSDGNFTAAVGCPTLDGLGAVGNGAHAEGEWVSVAAMPERAALLAQLVDDLRG, from the coding sequence ATGGATATCAGCGGGAAGCCCACAGCCGTCGGCCGACTCCAGGCGCTGCGCGCGAGGACGGACGCGATGGTGGCCGATCTGGCGGCGCTGGTGGGGGTGGAGACGCCGTCGGAGGACCTGGACGCCTGCGCGGCGGGGGCGGAGGCGGTCGCCGCGCTCGCGTACGAGGTGTTCGGTGAGGCCGGTGAGGTGGTCGAGGTCGAGGGCCGCCGCCATCTGCGGTGGCGGTGGCCCCAGGCGCCGGGCCGGCCCCGGATAGCCCTGGTCGGCCATTACGACACCGTGTGGCCGCTGGGCACGCTGGCGCGGTGGCCGTTCACCGTGGACGAGGCGACCGGACGGGCCAGTGGCCCAGGCTGTTTCGACATGAAGGCCGGCATCGTCCAGCTCTTCCACGCCGTCGCGGCGCTCGACGACCGCGGCGGCCTGGAGATCCTGCTCACCTGCGACGAGGAGGTGGGCTCGCGGACCAGCCGGGCCCTGGTCGAGGAGGCCGCGCGGGGGGCGCGGGCCGCGTTGGTCCTGGAGGCGTCGGCCGACGGCGCGGTGAAGGTCGGCCGCAAGGGCACCGGCATGTACCGGCTCGACGTGGACGGCCGGGCGGCCCACGCCGGACTGGAGCCGGAGCGGGGCGCCAACGCGCTGACCGCGCTGGCCCGGGTGCTCACCGCGCTGGAGGCGGTCGCCGCCCCGGAACGCGGCACCACCGTCACGGCGACCCTGGCCGGGGCGGGCACGGCGAGCAACGTGGTGCCCGCCCACGCCTGGGCCGAACTCGACGTACGCGTGGCCGAACCACGGGAGGCGACGCGGGTGGACCGGGAACTGCGGGCCCTGACCACCGGAGTCGAGGGCACCCGCCTGCGGATCTCCGGCGGCCCCAGGCGGCCCCCCATGCCCGCCGGGGCCGGCGCGGCGCTGCACGCCCGACTGGCCGTGCTGGCGGCCGAGTTGGGGCTCGGCCCGATCGCCGGGGTCAGCGTCGGCGGCGGCTCCGACGGCAACTTCACCGCCGCCGTCGGCTGCCCGACCCTCGACGGCCTCGGAGCCGTCGGTAACGGCGCGCACGCCGAGGGGGAGTGGGTGAGCGTGGCGGCGATGCCCGAGCGGGCCGCCCTGCTCGCCCAGCTCGTCGACGACCTGCGCGGCTGA
- the amaB gene encoding L-piperidine-6-carboxylate dehydrogenase yields the protein MATAAVTGTDDIRTRAQTALARCGADLAGYKGDAITARTPITGAALFGLRADTPQDVDRAVEGARTAFRTWRTTPAPLRGALVKHLGHLLTEHQQDIADLVTIEAGKIRSEALGEVQEMIDICDFAVGLSRQLYGRTMPSERPGHRLMETWHPLGVVGVITAFNFPVAVWAWNTAVALVCGDTVVWKPSELTPLTALACSALLDRAIAATGAPAGLGQVVLGAADTGERLVDSHHVPLVSATGSTRMGRAVAPRVAARFGRAVLELGGNNAAVVTSSADLDLAVDAAVFAASGTAGQRCTTLRRLIVHEDLADPVVDRLTHAYRQLPVGDPFQAGTLVGPLVNEAAYTRMRETLDRATADGGTVRAGGERRLAEAAPGAYYVRPAIVRMPAQTAVVREETFAPVLHVLTYRDFDEAIALHNDVPQGLSGGIFTTDQSEAERFLAADGADCGIVNVNIGTSGAEIGGAFGGEKETGGGRESGSDAWRSYMRRATNTVNYSGRVALAQGVDFSRPADDR from the coding sequence ATGGCGACAGCAGCGGTCACCGGCACCGACGACATCCGCACCAGGGCGCAGACGGCCCTGGCCCGCTGCGGGGCCGACCTCGCCGGGTACAAGGGCGACGCGATCACCGCCCGCACCCCGATCACCGGCGCCGCCCTCTTCGGCCTGCGCGCCGACACCCCCCAGGACGTCGACCGCGCCGTGGAAGGCGCCCGCACGGCGTTCCGCACCTGGCGCACCACCCCGGCACCGCTGCGCGGCGCACTCGTCAAACACCTCGGCCACCTGCTCACCGAACACCAGCAGGACATCGCCGACCTGGTCACCATCGAGGCGGGCAAGATCCGCTCCGAAGCGCTCGGCGAGGTCCAGGAGATGATCGACATCTGCGACTTCGCCGTCGGCCTCTCCCGCCAGCTCTACGGCCGCACCATGCCCTCCGAACGCCCCGGCCACCGGCTGATGGAGACCTGGCACCCGCTGGGCGTGGTCGGCGTCATCACCGCCTTCAACTTCCCCGTCGCCGTCTGGGCGTGGAACACCGCGGTGGCCCTGGTCTGCGGTGACACCGTGGTGTGGAAGCCCTCCGAACTCACCCCGCTGACCGCCCTCGCCTGCTCCGCGCTGCTCGACCGCGCCATCGCCGCCACCGGCGCCCCGGCCGGCCTGGGCCAGGTCGTCCTCGGCGCGGCCGACACCGGCGAACGGCTCGTCGACTCCCACCACGTCCCGCTGGTCAGCGCCACCGGCTCGACCCGGATGGGCCGCGCCGTCGCCCCCCGGGTGGCCGCCCGGTTCGGCCGCGCCGTCCTCGAACTCGGCGGCAACAACGCCGCCGTCGTCACCTCCTCCGCCGACCTCGACCTCGCCGTGGACGCCGCCGTCTTCGCCGCCTCCGGCACGGCCGGCCAGCGCTGCACCACGCTGCGCCGGCTGATCGTCCACGAGGACCTCGCCGACCCCGTCGTCGACCGGCTCACCCACGCCTACCGGCAACTCCCCGTCGGCGACCCGTTCCAGGCCGGCACCCTGGTCGGACCGCTGGTGAACGAGGCCGCGTACACCAGGATGCGCGAGACCCTCGACCGCGCGACCGCCGACGGCGGCACCGTGCGCGCCGGCGGCGAACGCCGACTCGCCGAGGCCGCACCGGGCGCCTACTACGTCCGCCCCGCCATCGTCCGGATGCCCGCCCAGACCGCCGTCGTCCGCGAGGAGACCTTCGCACCCGTTCTCCACGTCCTCACTTACCGCGACTTCGACGAGGCGATCGCCCTCCACAACGACGTACCCCAGGGGCTCTCCGGCGGGATCTTCACCACCGACCAGAGCGAGGCGGAACGGTTCCTCGCCGCCGACGGCGCCGACTGCGGCATCGTCAACGTCAACATCGGCACCTCCGGCGCGGAGATCGGCGGAGCCTTCGGCGGCGAGAAGGAGACCGGAGGCGGACGCGAATCCGGCTCCGACGCCTGGCGTTCCTACATGCGCCGCGCCACCAACACCGTCAACTACTCGGGCCGGGTGGCCCTGGCCCAGGGCGTGGACTTCTCCCGCCCCGCCGACGACCGGTAA
- the bla gene encoding class A beta-lactamase, producing the protein MSFEQSGPSRRALVTLGALLPLAGCGTTDRSVTVSSTVPSRRPSPRPSHRTDPAKFAALERKYAARLGVYAVATGTGTTVTYRADERFAFCSTFKTLAAAAVLHRNPLSYLDKRVTIHAADVNSISPVTEDRVDTGMTIRQLCDAAIRYSDGTAGNLLMRDIGGPAGLTAYLRGLGDTVSRMDHYEPELNRNPPRDPRDTTTPEALAGDYRALVLGNALPAEKRALLKGWLQHNTTGAERIRAALPAGWTVADKTGTGDYGRANDVAIAWPPHTAPVVVAVMTERSGYHTPAEDPLLADATRQILADLTH; encoded by the coding sequence ATGTCGTTCGAGCAGTCCGGCCCGTCCCGTCGCGCCCTGGTGACGCTGGGGGCCCTGCTGCCCCTGGCCGGATGCGGCACCACCGACCGCTCGGTCACCGTGTCGTCCACCGTGCCGAGCCGCCGCCCGTCGCCGCGCCCGTCCCACCGTACCGATCCGGCGAAGTTCGCCGCGCTGGAGCGCAAGTACGCCGCCCGGCTCGGCGTGTACGCGGTGGCGACCGGCACCGGGACCACGGTGACCTACCGCGCGGACGAGCGCTTCGCGTTCTGCTCCACGTTCAAGACGCTCGCCGCGGCGGCCGTTCTGCACCGCAACCCCCTCAGCTACCTGGACAAGCGCGTCACCATCCACGCCGCCGACGTCAACTCCATCTCGCCGGTCACCGAGGACCGCGTCGACACCGGGATGACCATCCGGCAGCTGTGCGACGCCGCCATCCGCTACAGCGACGGCACCGCGGGCAACCTGCTGATGCGGGACATCGGCGGCCCGGCGGGGCTCACCGCCTACCTGCGCGGTCTCGGAGACACCGTCAGCCGCATGGACCACTACGAGCCCGAGCTGAACCGGAACCCGCCCCGCGACCCGCGTGACACCACCACCCCCGAAGCGCTGGCCGGCGACTACCGCGCGCTCGTACTCGGCAACGCCCTGCCCGCGGAGAAACGCGCCCTGCTCAAGGGGTGGCTCCAGCACAACACCACCGGCGCCGAACGCATCCGCGCCGCGCTCCCCGCCGGATGGACCGTCGCCGACAAGACCGGCACCGGCGACTACGGCCGGGCCAACGACGTCGCCATCGCCTGGCCCCCGCACACCGCACCAGTCGTCGTCGCCGTCATGACCGAACGCTCCGGATACCACACCCCGGCCGAGGACCCCCTGCTCGCCGACGCCACCCGCCAGATCCTCGCCGACCTCACCCACTGA
- the lat gene encoding L-lysine 6-transaminase, producing the protein MGDDVRCPDHSAPETADLTARDVHRALEPHVLVDGYDLVVDLSASSGAWLVDAVTGKRYLDLFSFFASAPLGINPSCLTDDPEFLQELAAVAVNKPSNPDLYSVPYARFVRTFARVLGDPRLPHLFFVDGGALAVENALKAAFDWKAQRLGLDERAVDGLKVLHLERSFHGRSGYTMSLTNTEPAKTVRYPKFAWPRIPCPALRHPLAEHAAANREAERRALAAAEREFRAADGMIACFIAEPIQGEGGDNHLSAGFLQGMQRLCHAYDALFVLDEVQSGCGITGTAWAYQQLDLRPDLVAFGKKTQVCGVMGGGRIDEVPRNVFTVSSRISSTWGGNLTDMVRATRILETIERTQLLETVVRRGKYFRDGLEALAGAYPGTVTNARGSGLMCAVDLPGTRSRDEVLRRMYREHQVIALPCGERGLRFRPALTIGESEIDQALDALARSVEPLAA; encoded by the coding sequence ATGGGCGACGACGTACGCTGTCCCGACCACTCCGCCCCGGAAACGGCAGATCTGACCGCGCGGGACGTGCATCGCGCGCTCGAACCCCACGTGCTTGTAGACGGCTACGACCTGGTTGTCGACCTTTCCGCCAGTTCGGGTGCCTGGCTTGTCGACGCGGTCACCGGGAAACGGTATCTGGACCTCTTTTCATTCTTCGCCTCGGCGCCGCTCGGCATAAATCCGTCCTGCCTGACCGACGATCCGGAATTTCTTCAGGAGCTTGCCGCGGTGGCGGTCAACAAGCCGTCCAACCCTGATCTGTATTCGGTGCCGTACGCCCGGTTCGTGCGGACCTTCGCCCGGGTGCTCGGTGATCCGCGGCTGCCGCATCTGTTCTTCGTGGACGGCGGGGCGCTGGCCGTGGAGAACGCGCTCAAGGCGGCGTTCGACTGGAAGGCGCAGCGGCTGGGGCTCGACGAGCGGGCGGTCGACGGCCTGAAGGTGCTCCACCTGGAGCGGTCGTTCCACGGGCGCAGCGGATACACCATGTCGCTGACGAACACCGAGCCGGCGAAGACCGTCCGCTACCCCAAGTTCGCCTGGCCGCGCATCCCGTGCCCGGCCCTGCGGCATCCGCTGGCCGAGCACGCCGCCGCCAACCGGGAGGCCGAGCGGCGGGCGCTGGCCGCCGCCGAGCGGGAGTTCCGGGCCGCCGACGGCATGATCGCCTGCTTCATCGCCGAGCCGATCCAGGGCGAGGGCGGCGACAACCACCTCAGCGCCGGCTTCCTCCAGGGGATGCAGCGGCTGTGCCACGCGTACGACGCGCTGTTCGTGCTGGACGAGGTGCAGAGCGGCTGCGGGATCACCGGCACCGCGTGGGCCTACCAGCAACTCGACCTGCGCCCGGACCTGGTGGCGTTCGGCAAGAAGACCCAGGTGTGCGGGGTGATGGGCGGCGGCCGGATCGACGAGGTGCCGCGGAACGTCTTCACCGTGTCCTCCCGGATCAGCTCCACCTGGGGCGGCAACCTCACCGACATGGTGCGGGCCACCCGGATCCTGGAGACGATCGAGCGCACCCAGCTGCTGGAGACCGTCGTGCGGCGCGGCAAGTACTTCCGCGACGGGCTGGAAGCCCTGGCCGGCGCCTACCCCGGCACCGTGACCAACGCCCGCGGCAGCGGCCTGATGTGCGCGGTCGACCTGCCCGGCACCCGGTCACGGGACGAGGTGCTGCGCCGGATGTACCGGGAGCACCAGGTGATCGCCCTGCCGTGCGGCGAGCGGGGCCTGCGGTTCCGTCCGGCGCTGACGATCGGCGAGAGCGAGATCGACCAGGCCCTGGACGCGCTGGCCCGCAGCGTCGAACCGCTCGCCGCCTGA
- a CDS encoding 2OG-Fe(II) oxygenase family protein, with amino-acid sequence MDTTVPTFSLKDLQHGARQEEFRTALKDKGVFYLTDCGLTDADQQAAKDIAVDFFEHGTEARKRAVTSTVPTIRRGFTGLESESTARITNTGSYSDYSMCYSMGLTGNLFPTPEFESVWTGYFHRMYDTTKEVARQVLKTTGTEPAGGVENFVDCEPLLRFRYFPEVPEDRSAEEEPLRMAPHYDLSTVTVIQQTPCPNGFVSLQSEVGGAFVDLPAKADAVLVFCGAVATLVTGGQVKAPRHHVAAPGRDRIAGSSRTSSVFFLRPDSDFAFSVPLARRCGFDISLDGETATFKDWIEGNYVNIRTTAQA; translated from the coding sequence ATGGACACCACCGTGCCGACGTTCAGCCTGAAGGACCTCCAACACGGCGCACGACAGGAGGAGTTCCGCACCGCCCTGAAGGACAAGGGCGTCTTCTACCTGACCGACTGCGGCCTGACCGACGCCGACCAGCAGGCCGCCAAGGACATCGCCGTCGACTTCTTCGAACACGGCACCGAGGCCCGGAAACGCGCCGTCACCAGCACCGTCCCCACCATCCGCCGCGGCTTCACCGGGCTGGAGTCGGAGAGCACCGCGCGCATCACCAACACCGGCAGCTACTCCGACTACTCGATGTGCTACTCGATGGGGCTTACCGGCAACCTCTTCCCCACCCCCGAGTTCGAAAGCGTGTGGACCGGCTACTTCCACCGCATGTACGACACGACCAAGGAAGTGGCCCGGCAGGTGCTGAAGACCACCGGGACCGAACCGGCGGGCGGCGTGGAGAACTTCGTCGACTGCGAACCACTGCTGCGGTTCCGCTACTTCCCGGAGGTCCCCGAAGACCGCAGCGCCGAGGAGGAACCGCTGCGGATGGCACCCCACTACGACCTGTCGACGGTGACCGTCATCCAGCAGACCCCGTGCCCCAACGGCTTCGTGAGCCTGCAGAGCGAGGTCGGCGGCGCCTTCGTGGACCTGCCGGCCAAGGCCGACGCCGTCCTCGTCTTCTGCGGGGCCGTGGCGACCCTGGTGACCGGCGGCCAGGTGAAGGCACCGAGGCACCACGTCGCCGCGCCCGGCCGGGACCGGATCGCCGGCAGCAGCCGCACGTCCAGCGTCTTCTTCCTGCGCCCCGACTCCGACTTCGCCTTCTCCGTCCCCCTCGCCAGGCGGTGCGGGTTCGACATCTCCCTCGACGGCGAGACCGCCACCTTCAAGGACTGGATCGAGGGCAACTACGTCAACATCCGCACCACGGCCCAGGCATGA
- a CDS encoding MFS transporter — MPERSAATTALALACTANFLVLFDVSVMTVALPSIQADLGFTPTGLQWVVSAYALAFAGLLLLGGRLADLYGHRRVFVGGLAVFTAASLTGGLAGTPATLIAARAAQGTGAAVLAPLALTMVTTGFPEGPPRTRALTVWTAVSLVGGACGNMLGGVLTQYLSWRSVLLVNVPVGLPILLFARRVLARPAVPRRRVRLDLPGAVLATAASTLLTLGVAEADSHAWSAPGTALPLLGGVLALAAFVVVETRFAAAPLIPPRLFGLPGIGWGNLAMLLAGASQVPLWYFLTLTMQDVLHYSAAQTGLGFVPHAVVMLLVGLRLIPWLMRRVQARVLIAAGALIAALGFWWQSAVTPDSDYVTGILGPAVAISFGGGLVSTPLTTTVTSGVRSADAGAASGLMNTTRQFGGAFGLAMVVTLTASDTGGTPAALAAGYRAAFQAIAMILVLLAVLTPVLPTLRDSRYVPRS, encoded by the coding sequence ATGCCTGAGAGATCCGCCGCCACGACGGCGCTCGCGTTGGCGTGCACAGCCAACTTCCTGGTGCTCTTCGACGTATCGGTGATGACCGTCGCGCTGCCGTCGATCCAGGCGGATCTCGGGTTCACCCCGACCGGCCTGCAGTGGGTGGTCAGCGCCTACGCGCTCGCCTTCGCCGGGCTGCTGCTGCTCGGCGGCAGACTGGCCGACCTCTACGGGCACCGGCGGGTCTTCGTCGGCGGACTGGCCGTCTTCACGGCCGCCAGCCTGACCGGCGGGCTCGCCGGCACCCCGGCCACGCTGATCGCGGCCCGCGCGGCGCAGGGCACCGGCGCCGCCGTCCTCGCCCCGCTGGCCCTGACCATGGTGACCACCGGATTCCCCGAAGGGCCGCCGCGCACCAGGGCGTTGACGGTGTGGACCGCGGTGAGCCTGGTCGGCGGTGCCTGCGGCAACATGCTCGGCGGCGTGCTGACCCAGTACCTGTCCTGGCGCTCGGTGCTGCTGGTCAACGTGCCGGTCGGACTTCCGATACTGCTGTTCGCCCGGCGGGTCCTCGCCCGGCCCGCCGTCCCCCGCCGACGCGTCCGCCTCGACCTGCCCGGCGCCGTACTGGCCACGGCCGCCTCGACGCTGCTCACCCTCGGCGTCGCCGAAGCCGACAGCCACGCCTGGTCCGCCCCCGGCACGGCGCTGCCGCTGCTCGGCGGGGTCCTCGCCCTCGCCGCGTTCGTGGTGGTCGAGACGAGGTTCGCCGCGGCCCCGCTGATACCGCCACGGCTGTTCGGGCTGCCCGGGATCGGCTGGGGCAACCTGGCGATGCTGCTGGCCGGGGCGAGCCAGGTCCCGCTGTGGTACTTCCTGACGCTGACCATGCAGGACGTGCTCCACTACAGCGCCGCGCAGACGGGTCTGGGTTTCGTGCCGCACGCGGTGGTGATGCTGCTGGTCGGGCTGCGCCTGATCCCCTGGCTGATGCGACGGGTGCAGGCCCGGGTGCTCATAGCGGCCGGGGCGCTCATCGCCGCGCTGGGCTTCTGGTGGCAGAGCGCGGTCACCCCGGACAGCGACTACGTCACCGGCATCCTCGGCCCCGCCGTGGCCATATCGTTCGGCGGCGGCCTGGTCAGCACCCCGCTGACCACCACGGTCACCTCAGGTGTCCGCTCCGCCGACGCCGGCGCCGCCTCGGGGCTGATGAACACCACCCGCCAGTTCGGCGGCGCGTTCGGCCTCGCCATGGTGGTCACCCTCACCGCGTCCGACACCGGCGGCACGCCCGCCGCCCTGGCCGCCGGATACCGCGCCGCGTTCCAGGCCATCGCGATGATCCTGGTGCTCCTCGCCGTGCTGACACCGGTGCTGCCAACCCTGCGGGACAGCCGGTACGTTCCGCGGAGTTGA